In Ostrinia nubilalis chromosome 12, ilOstNubi1.1, whole genome shotgun sequence, one DNA window encodes the following:
- the LOC135076911 gene encoding roundabout homolog 1-like isoform X1: MVAGSIKTDKRVWNQFKSVVVLHLLFSYPFARAQSRAPRIKEHPVDTIVGRSEPATLRCVSEGKPKPTIHWYKDGAPLAPTDNPHRVLLEDGLLFLRVMRGKKESDEGVYWCVARNSVGEAVSKNATLTIAVLRDDFRSEPRDFKVASGEPALLECSAPRGVPDPGVHWTKDGQSLDVEVNGRISVVDGGNLKILESLPSDSGVYRCVASNVAGERQSRPATLLVLRRPHFLVKPNNITALIGQNIEFHCQASPESDVSVIWSRDNGSLSPYAIIRRGSLRIDRVTPSDAGVYTCKAESPAGNSHAAAILTVHSLPHFTRVPSDQTAWEGEAVSFPCEADGSPKPVVFWTMEGSQELVFPKSSHGSGSLYLDRVMTQHAGRLTCVAVSAAGSALHTATLQVLRREANAFKGDSESSSPYPELGKPQNHPPMTQYELVQARRYLQQDVLALRRVEGTSATTLKVVWDVLTDYNEYLEGVKIWFNGTSLNRQYALEAHNSPGNNTTLIDSLAEFSKFENISMTTVHNSGSSSHVLTGLMPYAQYDVFLMPFYKLLLGKPSNLKSGFTEEDVPSAPPQSISAGVINATSAWIRWDPPPVHTWNGELSGYLIEVRVGGGNGGRVVGQMSLGARTKAAAASSLRAGGRYSARAAAVTKRGNGPFSTPAHIHMVPTQIQRHYVQTEPARDKAILTMFQETWLLALCVILLILVLVGAGVIVFIRRRSSKQRKSQNATNTAIANAQQCLLGKEAVWLRERPMFEGSSEPRIEILNCHQSLLHSGHSIGTMAMEAEYTLPQHTSNMSAMPQEDHRRIAPEPYASSAIYTELNYQLQDHTDAEDSCMKCAVSPGSYDNSMVRSYGESNQYSNEECSTCCRSSSSTLTKDYSEMTKCGNEIDDIQEMSIDDCPSCKTHHSRSSSNHDGNKEWAMAEVEYDYPQWHWMGRENTFRQGTQDTRHSERSGRSEQNCRMNLCDILPPPPYERESPYREMQAYASHSGASGCSGHTYRS, from the exons GGTTATGCGAGGAAAAAAGGAGAGTGACGAGGGGGTGTACTGGTGTGTCGCGCGCAACTCCGTGGGGGAAGCGGTTAGCAAGAACGCCACGCTCACTATAGCCG TTCTCCGTGACGACTTCAGATCGGAACCACGGGATTTTAAAGTAGCGAGTGGGGAGCCAGCGTTATTAGAATGTTCTGCTCCAAGAGGCGTGCCCGATCCTGGCGTACACTGGACGAAGGATGGACAGAGCCTGGACGTGGAGGTTAATGGAAG GATATCCGTGGTAGATGGAGGAAATTTGAAAATTCTCGAAAGTCTTCCATCGGACAGTGGAGTATATAGATGTGTGGCATCAAATGTGGCGGGCGAGAGGCAGTCACGTCCTGCCACCTTACTCGTATTACGGAGACCACATTTTCTAGTGAAACCTAATAACATAACGGCGCTAATAGGCCAGAACATCGAGTTTCACTGTCAA GCGTCTCCAGAATCGGACGTTTCAGTAATATGGTCTCGAGATAACGGCTCGTTATCACCTTATGCTATCATTAGGAGAGGATCGTTGAGGATAGACAGAGTCACACCTTCGGATGCAGGAGTGTACACTTGCAAAGCGGAGAGTCCTGCTGGAAATAGTCATGCTGCTGCTATTCTCACTGTTCACT CTTTACCTCATTTCACGAGAGTGCCTTCAGACCAAACCGCTTGGGAAGGAGAAGCTGTGTCTTTCCCATGTGAAGCTGATGGGTCTCCTAAACCTGTTGTTTTTTGGACTATGGAGGGATCTCAG GAATTGGTTTTCCCAAAGTCATCTCACGGTTCGGGGTCTTTATACTTGGACCGGGTGATGACACAACACGCTGGGAGGCTCACTTGTGTGGCTGTGAGCGCCGCGGGGAGTGCTTTGCATACAGCTACTCTGCAG GTTTTAAGAAGAGAAGCCAACGCTTTCAAAGGAGACTCAGAATCATCATCACCCTATCCAGAACTAGGCAAGCCTCAAAACCATCCACCAATGACGCAATACGAATTAGTACAGGCACGTCGATATTTACAACAAGACGTTTTAGCGTTGAGGAGGGTAGAAGGGACGTCGGCAACTACATTAAAAGTCGTCTGGGAC gttttAACCGATTACAATGAATACCTTGAAGGCGTGAAAATATGGTTTAATGGGACGTCTCTAAATCGACAATATGCATTAGAAGCGCACAACTCGCCAGGCAATAACACAACATTAATCGATAGTTTAGCCGAATTCAGTAAATTTGAAAACATATCCATGACCACTGTCCATAACAGTGGATCGTCTAGTCACGTTTTGACTGGTTTGATGCCCTATGCTCAATACGATGTGTTTTTGATGCCGTTTTACAAATTATTGTTAGGAAAACCTTCCAATTTGAAGTCAGGATTCACTGAAGAAGATG TTCCATCGGCGCCGCCGCAAAGCATTTCAGCCGGAGTGATAAATGCGACGTCAGCGTGGATTCGGTGGGATCCGCCGCCCGTGCATACTTGGAACGGTGAACTTTCTGGTTACTTG ATTGAGGTGAGGGTTGGTGGAGGGAACGGTGGTCGCGTGGTGGGGCAGATGTCACTGGGGGCTCGGACGAAGGCGGCTGCAGCTAGTTCCTTGCGAGCTGGTGGTAGATACAGTGCACGAGCTGCTGCTGTTACCAAACGTGGAAATGGGCCTTTTAGTACTCCAGCTCACATACACATGGTCCCTACACAAATTCAAAGACATTATGTCCA GACTGAGCCAGCAAGAGATAAAGCAATATTGACAATGTTCCAAGAAACTTGGCTGTTAGCGTTGTGCGTGATTTTATTGATTCTGGTATTAGTTGGCGCTGGagttattgtttttattagacGACGCTCCTCGAAGCAAAGGAAGAGTCAAAATGCTACTA ATACGGCAATCGCAAATGCTCAACAATGTTTGTTAGGAAAAGAAGCTGTTTGGCTTAGAGAGAGACCAATGTTTGAGGGGTCTAGCGAGCCTAGGATAGAAATTTTGAATTGCCATCAGAGTCTACTTCATA GTGGTCATTCTATAGGAACAATGGCCATGGaagcagagtatactctgccTCAGCATACCAGTAATATGAGTGCCATGCCTCAAGAAGATCACAGAAGAATCGCCCCCGAACCATATGCGTCCAGTGCTATCTACACGGAACTGAACTATCAG TTGCAGGATCACACGGACGCAGAAGATTCCTGTATGAAATGCGCTGTCAGTCCAGGTTCCTACGACAACAGCATGGTGCGATCGTATGGCGAAAGCAATCAGTATTCCAACGAAGAATGTTCCACTTGCTGCCGAAGTAGTAGCTCCACATTAACAAAGGACTACAGCGAAATGACGAAATGCGGAAACGAGATAGACGATATCCAAGAAATGTCTATAGATGATTGTCCGTCTTGTAAGACTCATCATTCAAGATCATCAAGTAATCATGATGGAAATAAAGAGTGGGCTATGGCTGAAGTGGAATATGACTATCCTCAGTGGCATTGGATGGGCAGAGAGAACACCTTTAGACAAGGAACGCAAGATACAAGACATTCAGAAAGAAGTGGGAGAAGTGAACAGAATTGCAGAATGAATTTGTGCGATATTCTTCCACCACCCCCTTATGAAAG AGAATCGCCTTATAGAGAAATGCAAGCATATGCCAGTCATTCAGGCGCATCAGGTTGTTCAGGACACACGTATCGAAGTTAA
- the LOC135076911 gene encoding roundabout homolog 1-like isoform X2 has product MVAGSIKTDKRVWNQFKSVVVLHLLFSYPFARAQSRAPRIKEHPVDTIVGRSEPATLRCVSEGKPKPTIHWYKDGAPLAPTDNPHRVLLEDGLLFLRVMRGKKESDEGVYWCVARNSVGEAVSKNATLTIAVLRDDFRSEPRDFKVASGEPALLECSAPRGVPDPGVHWTKDGQSLDVEVNGRISVVDGGNLKILESLPSDSGVYRCVASNVAGERQSRPATLLVLRRPHFLVKPNNITALIGQNIEFHCQASPESDVSVIWSRDNGSLSPYAIIRRGSLRIDRVTPSDAGVYTCKAESPAGNSHAAAILTVHSLPHFTRVPSDQTAWEGEAVSFPCEADGSPKPVVFWTMEGSQELVFPKSSHGSGSLYLDRVMTQHAGRLTCVAVSAAGSALHTATLQVLRREANAFKGDSESSSPYPELGKPQNHPPMTQYELVQARRYLQQDVLALRRVEGTSATTLKVVWDVLTDYNEYLEGVKIWFNGTSLNRQYALEAHNSPGNNTTLIDSLAEFSKFENISMTTVHNSGSSSHVLTGLMPYAQYDVFLMPFYKLLLGKPSNLKSGFTEEDVPSAPPQSISAGVINATSAWIRWDPPPVHTWNGELSGYLIEVRVGGGNGGRVVGQMSLGARTKAAAASSLRAGGRYSARAAAVTKRGNGPFSTPAHIHMVPTQIQRHYVQTEPARDKAILTMFQETWLLALCVILLILVLVGAGVIVFIRRRSSKQRKSQNATNTAIANAQQCLLGKEAVWLRERPMFEGSSEPRIEILNCHQSLLHRTMAMEAEYTLPQHTSNMSAMPQEDHRRIAPEPYASSAIYTELNYQLQDHTDAEDSCMKCAVSPGSYDNSMVRSYGESNQYSNEECSTCCRSSSSTLTKDYSEMTKCGNEIDDIQEMSIDDCPSCKTHHSRSSSNHDGNKEWAMAEVEYDYPQWHWMGRENTFRQGTQDTRHSERSGRSEQNCRMNLCDILPPPPYERESPYREMQAYASHSGASGCSGHTYRS; this is encoded by the exons GGTTATGCGAGGAAAAAAGGAGAGTGACGAGGGGGTGTACTGGTGTGTCGCGCGCAACTCCGTGGGGGAAGCGGTTAGCAAGAACGCCACGCTCACTATAGCCG TTCTCCGTGACGACTTCAGATCGGAACCACGGGATTTTAAAGTAGCGAGTGGGGAGCCAGCGTTATTAGAATGTTCTGCTCCAAGAGGCGTGCCCGATCCTGGCGTACACTGGACGAAGGATGGACAGAGCCTGGACGTGGAGGTTAATGGAAG GATATCCGTGGTAGATGGAGGAAATTTGAAAATTCTCGAAAGTCTTCCATCGGACAGTGGAGTATATAGATGTGTGGCATCAAATGTGGCGGGCGAGAGGCAGTCACGTCCTGCCACCTTACTCGTATTACGGAGACCACATTTTCTAGTGAAACCTAATAACATAACGGCGCTAATAGGCCAGAACATCGAGTTTCACTGTCAA GCGTCTCCAGAATCGGACGTTTCAGTAATATGGTCTCGAGATAACGGCTCGTTATCACCTTATGCTATCATTAGGAGAGGATCGTTGAGGATAGACAGAGTCACACCTTCGGATGCAGGAGTGTACACTTGCAAAGCGGAGAGTCCTGCTGGAAATAGTCATGCTGCTGCTATTCTCACTGTTCACT CTTTACCTCATTTCACGAGAGTGCCTTCAGACCAAACCGCTTGGGAAGGAGAAGCTGTGTCTTTCCCATGTGAAGCTGATGGGTCTCCTAAACCTGTTGTTTTTTGGACTATGGAGGGATCTCAG GAATTGGTTTTCCCAAAGTCATCTCACGGTTCGGGGTCTTTATACTTGGACCGGGTGATGACACAACACGCTGGGAGGCTCACTTGTGTGGCTGTGAGCGCCGCGGGGAGTGCTTTGCATACAGCTACTCTGCAG GTTTTAAGAAGAGAAGCCAACGCTTTCAAAGGAGACTCAGAATCATCATCACCCTATCCAGAACTAGGCAAGCCTCAAAACCATCCACCAATGACGCAATACGAATTAGTACAGGCACGTCGATATTTACAACAAGACGTTTTAGCGTTGAGGAGGGTAGAAGGGACGTCGGCAACTACATTAAAAGTCGTCTGGGAC gttttAACCGATTACAATGAATACCTTGAAGGCGTGAAAATATGGTTTAATGGGACGTCTCTAAATCGACAATATGCATTAGAAGCGCACAACTCGCCAGGCAATAACACAACATTAATCGATAGTTTAGCCGAATTCAGTAAATTTGAAAACATATCCATGACCACTGTCCATAACAGTGGATCGTCTAGTCACGTTTTGACTGGTTTGATGCCCTATGCTCAATACGATGTGTTTTTGATGCCGTTTTACAAATTATTGTTAGGAAAACCTTCCAATTTGAAGTCAGGATTCACTGAAGAAGATG TTCCATCGGCGCCGCCGCAAAGCATTTCAGCCGGAGTGATAAATGCGACGTCAGCGTGGATTCGGTGGGATCCGCCGCCCGTGCATACTTGGAACGGTGAACTTTCTGGTTACTTG ATTGAGGTGAGGGTTGGTGGAGGGAACGGTGGTCGCGTGGTGGGGCAGATGTCACTGGGGGCTCGGACGAAGGCGGCTGCAGCTAGTTCCTTGCGAGCTGGTGGTAGATACAGTGCACGAGCTGCTGCTGTTACCAAACGTGGAAATGGGCCTTTTAGTACTCCAGCTCACATACACATGGTCCCTACACAAATTCAAAGACATTATGTCCA GACTGAGCCAGCAAGAGATAAAGCAATATTGACAATGTTCCAAGAAACTTGGCTGTTAGCGTTGTGCGTGATTTTATTGATTCTGGTATTAGTTGGCGCTGGagttattgtttttattagacGACGCTCCTCGAAGCAAAGGAAGAGTCAAAATGCTACTA ATACGGCAATCGCAAATGCTCAACAATGTTTGTTAGGAAAAGAAGCTGTTTGGCTTAGAGAGAGACCAATGTTTGAGGGGTCTAGCGAGCCTAGGATAGAAATTTTGAATTGCCATCAGAGTCTACTTCATA GAACAATGGCCATGGaagcagagtatactctgccTCAGCATACCAGTAATATGAGTGCCATGCCTCAAGAAGATCACAGAAGAATCGCCCCCGAACCATATGCGTCCAGTGCTATCTACACGGAACTGAACTATCAG TTGCAGGATCACACGGACGCAGAAGATTCCTGTATGAAATGCGCTGTCAGTCCAGGTTCCTACGACAACAGCATGGTGCGATCGTATGGCGAAAGCAATCAGTATTCCAACGAAGAATGTTCCACTTGCTGCCGAAGTAGTAGCTCCACATTAACAAAGGACTACAGCGAAATGACGAAATGCGGAAACGAGATAGACGATATCCAAGAAATGTCTATAGATGATTGTCCGTCTTGTAAGACTCATCATTCAAGATCATCAAGTAATCATGATGGAAATAAAGAGTGGGCTATGGCTGAAGTGGAATATGACTATCCTCAGTGGCATTGGATGGGCAGAGAGAACACCTTTAGACAAGGAACGCAAGATACAAGACATTCAGAAAGAAGTGGGAGAAGTGAACAGAATTGCAGAATGAATTTGTGCGATATTCTTCCACCACCCCCTTATGAAAG AGAATCGCCTTATAGAGAAATGCAAGCATATGCCAGTCATTCAGGCGCATCAGGTTGTTCAGGACACACGTATCGAAGTTAA